In one Amaranthus tricolor cultivar Red isolate AtriRed21 chromosome 8, ASM2621246v1, whole genome shotgun sequence genomic region, the following are encoded:
- the LOC130820972 gene encoding albumin-2-like, with protein MSSPIYVTAAFRSGHKNQAYIFMKKEYIIEEVNPGTYNDTILYGPAKVNQYSSLKGTIFGDKGIDCAFPSVEEGVAFIFSGNLCAKWSYGLKNPKNKLLVGPSPIEEVFPYLNGTVFANGLDAAFETSRPYEVYLFKGDKYARIFYEGAGKLLNSSPIRQNWVTLRGTIFENGIDGAFSLDHDTYPNSVYLFKGDTYARVTYTPGTATEKLDNLAKIKSYWTALGSILPRSNQ; from the coding sequence ATGTCAAGCCCTATTTATGTAACCGCTGCTTTCAGATCAGGACACAAAAACCAAGCTTATATATTCATGAAGAAGGAATATATCATTGAAGAAGTGAATCCAGGTACATATAatgacacaatattatatggACCAGCCAAAGTGAATCAATATTCATCTCTTAAGGGCACAATTTTTGGAGACAAAGGAATAGATTGTGCTTTCCCTTCTGTAGAAGAAGGAGTTGCATTTATCTTCTCCGGTAACCTTTGTGCCAAATGGTCTTACGGTCTAAAAAACCCAAAGAACAAGCTCCTGGTAGGGCCTTCCCCAATTGAAGAGGTATTCCCTTATTTGAATGGTACTGTTTTTGCGAATGGGTTGGATGCTGCATTTGAGACATCACGTCCTTATGAAGTTTACCTATTTAAGGGAGATAAGTATGCTCGTATCTTCTATGAGGGTGCTGGAAAACTGTTGAACAGTAGCCCCATACGCCAAAACTGGGTGACTTTAAGAGGGACTATCTTTGAAAATGGCATAGATGGTGCCTTTTCTTTGGATCATGATACTTATCCGAATTCGGTATACCTTTTCAAAGGAGATACCTATGCTCGTGTCACCTACACACCTGGCACCGCTACTGAGAAACTAGACAACTTGGCAAAAATCAAGAGCTACTGGACTGCTTTAGGAAGCATCTTGCCTCGTTCTAATCAATGA